Proteins co-encoded in one Apteryx mantelli isolate bAptMan1 chromosome 4, bAptMan1.hap1, whole genome shotgun sequence genomic window:
- the LOC136991849 gene encoding olfactory receptor 5J3-like: MADENCTRVTHFTLAGLTEHPRLKPVLFALFLGTYILTLVGNLGIIVLVRVSPQLHTPMYFFLSNLSFLDICYSCTISPKMLLDLSEKHRAISFAGCLMQFYFYVVFGTSEVYLLAAMAYDRYVAICSPLLYGVVMSPGLCTCLVTGSYLAGMLNAIIHTSTLLQLSFCGPHVINDFYCDGPALFVLSSTDTWLNEVVMFVFVGFNLTTTNLLIVASYTRIAVTIVRMRSAEGRRKACSTCASHLATVMMLYVSFVLMYLRPSSSSAVDEDKWASVFSVVVIPFSNPLIYSLRNKEVKAALRRLLRRKMCP; encoded by the coding sequence ATGGCGGATGAGAACTGCACCAGGGTGACCCACTTCACCCTTGCAGGACTCACAGAGCACCCACGCCTGAAGCCTGTCCTCTTcgccctcttcctgggcacctacaTACTGACCCTAGTGGGAAACCTCGGCAtcatcgtgctggtcagggtcagcccccagctccacacccccatgtactttttcctcagtaacttgtccttcttagacatttgctattcctgcactatcagccccaaaatgctgttggacctttcagaaaaacacagagccatttcttttgctggctgcCTCATGCAATTTTACTTCTACGTTGTTTTTGGCACGTCTGAGGTCTACCTTCTGGCTGccatggcgtatgaccgctacgtggccatctgcagccccctgctctaCGGGGTCGTCATGTCTCCTGGACTCTGCACGTGCCTGGTCACCGGGTCTTACCTTGCGGGGATGCTGAATGCCATCATACACACGAGCACCttgctccagctctccttctgTGGTCCTCACGTCATCAATGACTTCTACTGTGATGGGCCTGCATTGTTTGTTCTCTCCTCCACTGACACGTGGCTCAACGAGGttgtgatgtttgtgtttgtgggcttcaaCCTGACCACCACCAACCTGCTCATCGTTGCCTCCTACACCCGCATTGCGGTGACCATCGTGAGGATGCGCTCTGCTGAAGGCAGGCGCAAAGCCTgctccacctgtgcctcccacctagCAACTGTCATGATGCTCTATGTGAGTTTTGTCCTCATGTACCTACGGCCCAGCTCTAGTTCAGCAGTTGATGAAGATAAGTGGGCTTCAGTTTTCTCTGTGGTAGTGATCCCTTTTTCAAATCCTCTGATTTACAGCCTGAGAAACAAGGAGGTGAAGGCTGCTCTGAGGAGACTTCTGAGGAGGAAAATGTGCCCATGA